The region TGTCTGCGCAGCCGTCATGGGCCCAGCTCCTCTACACTTACCAGCTGCTGCACTCCTTGGAGCTTGTCTTGGCTCGGGCTGTGAGGGACTTGGTCTTGCTCTCCCAAGCCGGACACACAGCCCCAGCCTTGGGCTGCTCGGCGTCTGACTCCCGGCCCTGATGGGATGACTTCTCAGCCCCTTCCCTTCACCCTTCAGGACCTGAGGACTGGAGTCTGGGCAACGGGACAGCTTCTGGTTCATGGGCCTTAAACGAGGCAGGACTCCACCGGCTTCCCGCCCCAACCCCTCCCCAATAACTTAACTCCCCTCCGGTCCCTGGCAGATATTTATTtgttggatatttatttattgtttaggGAAATGATGgtttatttattgtttcagaGCCTGCTTGCTGTCCTTGGTTCAGGCCACCATGCGGGGTGCCCAATAAAGCACTCTCATCCTCCCTTGGCCTCTTCTTTTCAAAGAAGGGGTACCTGACCCCCAAAGGACAGGAGTCGGTAGCCTCTGGTCACCCTGGGCCTCTTTCTGCTCCTAAATTCTGGGGGCTCCTTCCCCTATTCTGTCCTGCTGGACTGGTGGTTTCCATGGTAACTAGCAGAGTTGCGAGATTTTTGAAAGCTCAAGGTCTCTGGTGCCCCTCTGTTTCCCACTGCAAATGGAGCTCGTAGGCGCCACTGACCTCCTTCTTCTGGGCCAGTTCCCACCCCCGAGTTTGGCATGACTATTCCACAGCTCCCCCGAAGGCCCCCGGTGGGGACTGGGAGCAATCGGGGAGGGAAGGCTGCAGGGAGCATTGTCCCGTCCCCTTGGTCCTCCAGACAGCCAAGACAGATGGGAGAGGTGGTCAGCACCTGCCATGAGAGGCGGTCCTGGTGGGCCAGGAAGTCCATAGGCCGCATCACCGAGTTGCGCTCCTCAAGTTCATGGTTCTCCAGGCGTCTGGTTCTGTCGGCCCCATGAATAACACACTGAAAAACTGCGGCCCAGAGGCAGAAAGTGTGTGTCCAGAGTAACAGATGGAGAGAGGTGACACAGGGTTCGTTGGTCCTTCTGACTCTCACTCAGGGCCAGGCTCCCGGGGGGCTCAGGGGCCCCTCACTGCAGCTTTGGCTGGCCCAGGCGGGCTTGCAATTCCTGCATCATACCCACGTGTGCAAGGCCAAACCTGCGGACGGAGACAGGTGATGGGAGCTGGCTTCCAGGTGGCCACAGCCTCCTCCGCACCCCAGCCCAGCCACCTTGCCCCCTGGGCTTACCCACGTCCCAAGGGCCTTCTCCTGGCTGGCAGTGGGGTCCCTTCAGGCTTTGGGGGGCTGGGTTCTGGGGGCTCCTCTGCTTGGAGAAGTCTCTGCTCCGGGGCCGACAGCTGTTCCTctggtggggggctgggaggcaCCTCTTGCTGCTCAGGCGCGCGGGTCCGTCGGGAAGACGGCCGGGAGCGGGAGCGGCGCAGCGAGGAGTTGCGAGACAGGTGGACCCGGCTCCGGGGGGCGGAGACGTCCAGGAGAGCCCCAGGGAGCAGGGCCTGTGGGGAAAGGGGCACAGGGTACCACGGGGCCAGATTCGAGATTCCGCTCTATCCAGCCCCGGACCCCAGCTGGAGCTCTCACCTCACTCCAGAGGCTGCGAGCACCTCCTCCAGCGCTTCCTGCCGTCTCCCCcgtctccctgtggggcccacgCTCGGCCTCTGCAGGCTCCGGGCTTGTTGACTGGTCCTCCTGGCCCTGGACGTCCTCCAGGCCTTCTGGAACAATCTCCTCGGCCTCTACTCTCCGGTCTTCAGTCTCCTCAGCATCCTCCACATCAAGGGGTCTTCCTGCCCCTTCCTTGGGTTGGTGGTCCCCACATCCCCCCTCACTGCCTTGCCTCTGCTCCTTCATTTGCCATCCCACAGCCTCTTCTTCCAACAGCGTCTGTCCTCCCGGGAGCCCCTCGGCTTCCCTTGTGGCCACGgtcccctctgccctcaccacctgGGAGTCCGAGGTAAAGCCATCCATCCCACAGCTTCCTTCCTCCACTGCAGGCTCCCtgacctccatccactctccccTGGGCTCGCCCTCTCTGGCCTCCAAAGCCTCTGCCTGGGCCGCTCTGCCAGCCACCTCCTCGTCTGCTGAGCCCTCTGGGCCAAATCCCGGCCGGCCTCGGTTTTCTCCCCCTGTAACCTCCATCAGCTCCACGCCTCCCCGAACCTCCTGCCTCCCTTCTGAGCCCCAAGCTTCCCCAGCCTCTCTTGCGGGCCCTCCCTCCGCCCCAGCTGCCCTTCCGTCCAGAGCTACATCATCCCTCGCTATCTCAGCCGCCAAAGAACTGGCCCCTGGGTCCTCGCTGTCCTGGAGGCTCAGAGTGGCCTCCCCTAGCCTCCCATCTCCGCTGGGTGTTGGGTCTGCCCCCCAGGGCACCGTGGCCTCCACCTCCTCATCCTTGGTTTCTTTGGCATCTGACTCTCCCAGGGACTGACCTGTCCCTGCGTCTGCCCCATGTCTTCCACCCAgctcctggctctctgctccaagggtctctccctcctctgctcctatttcttggtctttcttcCACTCCCCGCCTGCCTCCGGGACATCTGGGAGCGCAGACTCTCGGCCTCCCTCAGCCTCGTCTGGTGCCCAGCCTCCTGAAACCTCCCCCTCTCCCGCATCTGCTTTTTCCTCCCGGGTATCCCCTCTTTCTACATCCCTTCTCTGGTTCTCCCAGGCCTCTGCCCCAACCAGGCctcccatgatcctggggtatTCCTCCGGGCTCCCTCCCATCTCCTCTATGCTCAGGGCTGAAGCGCCCCAGAGCTCTTCCTCGGGCTGCTTCGCTGGGGTCTGGGGGCCCGCCACCGGCTCAGGTTCCTGGCCTTCCGTGACTTCATGCTCAAGgtcaccccaccccaacccactcCACCCCTGTGCTTCTCCACCTGTCTGAGCCTCCCCATCACTCCTCTCCCGGCTGGACTCCTTCTCAGGACTGCTGGCCTCTGGGGTCACTTCGAGGTCAGCATCCTCTTCAAGCTCATTTGCCAAGTCGTCCTTGGGCAACTCAGCCTCTGAGGCCCGGCaaacctcttcctcctctttggcCTTCTCTGTCGCCACCTCCTCCTCCAGACGGGCTGGAACAGTCCTGATCGCTGAGGTTTGCTTCCCCTCAGCCTCTTTCCCTCCCTGATTTTCCTGGACCTCAAAGCCCTCCCTTACCTCCCCCTCAGACCCCTGGCCTTCTTCAGCCTCCCCCCCTGCACTCTGCTCCTTAGCTGGTTCTTGCACACTCTCAGTACCCAGGACCTGGGTCTGTTTGAGGGAAAAGCTCATCTCACCCTCTCTATTCTCATccgcttcctcctcctgctctcccctGGAGGCCTCCTCGAATGCCCAGGTCTTCCCAGTGCCCTCCGAGGTCTTTTCTCCTGAGACTTCCCCATGGTCTGTCGTCCTGGCTCCTGAGAGGTCACCCTCCTTTCCAACTGAGGTTGTCCTGGCCTCTACCCTGCCTAAAGTTATCCCAGCCTCCTCCATGCCAGAGGCTGAcccatcctcctccctttctAAGACTGTGctgtcctcctccctgcctgAAGCTGTTCTGTCCTCCCCACTGTCTAAGGCTGGGACATCCTGCTCCCTGCCTGAGGCTGTCCCGTCCTCCTCCCTTTCTAAGACTGTGctgtcctcctccctgcctgAAGCTGTTCTGTCCTCCCCACTGTCTGAGGCTGGGACATCCTGCTCCCTGCCTGAGGCTGTCCAGTCCTCCTCCCTGACTGAGGTTGTCCCGTCCTCCTCCCTGCCTGAGGCTGTCTCGTCCTCCTCCCTGCCTGAGGTTGTCCCGTCTTCCTCCCTGCCTGAGGCTGTCCTGTCTTCCTCCCTGCCTGAGGCTGTCCAGTCCTCCCTGCCTGAGGTTgtcccatcctcctccctttctAAGACTGTGctgtcctcctccctgcctgAAGCTGTTCTGTCCTCCCCACTGTCTGAGGCTGtcccatcctcctccctgcttgaggctttcccatcctcctccctgcCTGAGGCTGTCCCAGCTTCCTCCCTGCCTGAGGTTGTCCCGTCTTCCTCCCTGCCTGAGGTTGTCCCATCCTCCTCCCTGACTGAGGCTGTCCCGTCCTCATCCCTGCCCCAAGCTGTCCTGTCCTCCCCACTGTCTGAGGCTGAACCATCCTCCTCCCTGTGTGAGGTTGTCCTATCCTCCTCCCTGCCTGATGCTGTCCCATCCTCCTCCCTGCCTGAGGCTGACCAGTCCTCCTCCCTGCCTGAGGCTGACCAGTCCTCCTCCCTGACTGAGGTTGTCCTGTCCTCACATTCTGTCCCCAACTCCTGTGCTTCCTGTGCCCTTGTGCCTTCACTACCCCTTAGGACCACCATCagctcttcttcctgcctggCCTGTTTGGCTGCAGACTCCTGGATCTCCTCTGCAATTGCCTCCTTGACCTTCTCTAGTGACTCCCTGCTATCCCCTGCAGCCTTTTGCCCATTGGCACCTACCACCCCCTCAGGCTCCCTGTGCCAGGTCCACTCTGGCTCCGCCTTCCTGGCCACCTCTGGTTTTCTTTCCCTGATCTCTtccgcctcctcctcctgttcccaGGTTCTTAGTGACTCCTCTCTCTTCACTTCCTGCTCACTGGGCCCTTGACTCTCCTGGGCTTGGCTGCTGTTGTCTCGACCAGCCTCAGACCCTGCTTCGGACTCCTTTCTGGTCTCTAAGTGGGCCCTTGGCTCCTGGCACCTGGAGGCCTTGGCTGCCTCCTGGACCCCAGTGTCTTGCCTCTCTGCCCGAGACCTGTGGGAGCTGCCTTCTTCCCAAGCCCAGGTCTGTTCTGTAGCTGAACTTCTCTCCTGGC is a window of Meles meles chromosome 21, mMelMel3.1 paternal haplotype, whole genome shotgun sequence DNA encoding:
- the APOBR gene encoding apolipoprotein B receptor isoform X2, whose protein sequence is MDFLRLHLPGLHQALRGALDSLSSFVSYLMGDEVPTADRKEERAAEELGEVAAGRQGKPEKKEAQEALEGLGGSQSQEDGGLRGPREAGRCQERSSATEQTWAWEEGSSHRSRAERQDTGVQEAAKASRCQEPRAHLETRKESEAGSEAGRDNSSQAQESQGPSEQEVKREESLRTWEQEEEAEEIRERKPEVARKAEPEWTWHREPEGVVGANGQKAAGDSRESLEKVKEAIAEEIQESAAKQARQEEELMVVLRGSEGTRAQEAQELGTECEDRTTSVREEDWSASGREEDWSASGREEDGTASGREEDRTTSHREEDGSASDSGEDRTAWGRDEDGTASVREEDGTTSGREEDGTTSGREEAGTASGREEDGKASSREEDGTASDSGEDRTASGREEDSTVLEREEDGTTSGREDWTASGREEDRTASGREEDGTTSGREEDETASGREEDGTTSVREEDWTASGREEAGITLGRVEARTTSVGKEGDLSGARTTDHGEVSGEKTSEGTGKTWAFEEASRGEQEEEADENREGEMSFSLKQTQVLGTESVQEPAKEQSAGGEAEEGQGSEGEVREGFEVQENQGGKEAEGKQTSAIRTVPARLEEEVATEKAKEEEEVCRASEAELPKDDLANELEEDADLEVTPEASSPEKESSRERSDGEAQTGGEAQGWSGLGWGDLEHEVTEGQEPEPVAGPQTPAKQPEEELWGASALSIEEMGGSPEEYPRIMGGLVGAEAWENQRRDVERGDTREEKADAGEGEVSGGWAPDEAEGGRESALPDVPEAGGEWKKDQEIGAEEGETLGAESQELGGRHGADAGTGQSLGESDAKETKDEEVEATVPWGADPTPSGDGRLGEATLSLQDSEDPGASSLAAEIARDDVALDGRAAGAEGGPAREAGEAWGSEGRQEVRGGVELMEVTGGENRGRPGFGPEGSADEEVAGRAAQAEALEAREGEPRGEWMEVREPAVEEGSCGMDGFTSDSQVVRAEGTVATREAEGLPGGQTLLEEEAVGWQMKEQRQGSEGGCGDHQPKEGAGRPLDVEDAEETEDRRVEAEEIVPEGLEDVQGQEDQSTSPEPAEAERGPHRETGETAGSAGGGARSLWSEALLPGALLDVSAPRSRVHLSRNSSLRRSRSRPSSRRTRAPEQQEVPPSPPPEEQLSAPEQRLLQAEEPPEPSPPKPEGTPLPARRRPLGRGFGLAHVGMMQELQARLGQPKLQ
- the APOBR gene encoding apolipoprotein B receptor isoform X1 translates to MDFLRLHLPGLHQALRGALDSLSSFVSYLMGDEVPTADRKEERAAEELGEVAAGRQGKPEKKEAQEALEGLGGSQSQEDGGLRGPREAGRCQERSSATEQTWAWEEGSSHRSRAERQDTGVQEAAKASRCQEPRAHLETRKESEAGSEAGRDNSSQAQESQGPSEQEVKREESLRTWEQEEEAEEIRERKPEVARKAEPEWTWHREPEGVVGANGQKAAGDSRESLEKVKEAIAEEIQESAAKQARQEEELMVVLRGSEGTRAQEAQELGTECEDRTTSVREEDWSASGREEDWSASGREEDGTASGREEDRTTSHREEDGSASDSGEDRTAWGRDEDGTASVREEDGTTSGREEDGTTSGREEAGTASGREEDGKASSREEDGTASDSGEDRTASGREEDSTVLEREEDGTTSGREDWTASGREEDRTASGREEDGTTSGREEDETASGREEDGTTSVREEDWTASGREQDVPASDSGEDRTASGREEDSTVLEREEDGTASGREQDVPALDSGEDRTASGREEDSTVLEREEDGSASGMEEAGITLGRVEARTTSVGKEGDLSGARTTDHGEVSGEKTSEGTGKTWAFEEASRGEQEEEADENREGEMSFSLKQTQVLGTESVQEPAKEQSAGGEAEEGQGSEGEVREGFEVQENQGGKEAEGKQTSAIRTVPARLEEEVATEKAKEEEEVCRASEAELPKDDLANELEEDADLEVTPEASSPEKESSRERSDGEAQTGGEAQGWSGLGWGDLEHEVTEGQEPEPVAGPQTPAKQPEEELWGASALSIEEMGGSPEEYPRIMGGLVGAEAWENQRRDVERGDTREEKADAGEGEVSGGWAPDEAEGGRESALPDVPEAGGEWKKDQEIGAEEGETLGAESQELGGRHGADAGTGQSLGESDAKETKDEEVEATVPWGADPTPSGDGRLGEATLSLQDSEDPGASSLAAEIARDDVALDGRAAGAEGGPAREAGEAWGSEGRQEVRGGVELMEVTGGENRGRPGFGPEGSADEEVAGRAAQAEALEAREGEPRGEWMEVREPAVEEGSCGMDGFTSDSQVVRAEGTVATREAEGLPGGQTLLEEEAVGWQMKEQRQGSEGGCGDHQPKEGAGRPLDVEDAEETEDRRVEAEEIVPEGLEDVQGQEDQSTSPEPAEAERGPHRETGETAGSAGGGARSLWSEALLPGALLDVSAPRSRVHLSRNSSLRRSRSRPSSRRTRAPEQQEVPPSPPPEEQLSAPEQRLLQAEEPPEPSPPKPEGTPLPARRRPLGRGFGLAHVGMMQELQARLGQPKLQ